Part of the Neisseria brasiliensis genome is shown below.
GCTTGATGCCGGACAATTCTTCATAGTCGAATTCCGGAATGCTGAGCTTCATCACGCCGTTGCCGTTGAAATAAACGGTGTTGGTCATGCTGACCGGTGTTTTGTCGCCGAAGAATCGCGCCAATACTTTAGCTGCTTCAGGATGGTATTGGAATTCGGTATCCACTTTGGCACGCGTGCCAAAGCCACCGGCAAAAGGGCCGTGGGTAACGTGGTTGACCACGGTAATCGGCTCTTTTAACACGGTTTTCAGATTGTCAGGCAGGTATTTTTGCGTGTTTTGCAGCAAGGTTGGCTTCAAGCGGATGATGGTGGTTTCGGTGGAGGTGAACCAGCCGCGGTCGTAATCGTGTGATTCAACCGTGAGAAAGCCCGATTCTTGCAGTAATTTTTGCTGCGAAGTCAGGCTTTTTTCGGCTTGAATGCCCAGATAATAAGGTGTGCCGAGGGCTGCGGCGATAATCACAGCAGCAGTCGGAATAAGAAACTTTTTCATTGCTTCAAACAATCAGTTCGACAGATTTAAAGCACAAAGCATAGCATTTTTTAGTGGATTTGTCTTGAGTAAAGGCTGTTCAGACGGCTTGAGACCTTTGCAAAATCCCTATCTTTGACACATTTCTTCGTTGTGCGCTGCTCGAAAGCTTGCCTATCTTTACGATATGTCTGCGCTTTCTGCGCTGCTACAACTTTGAACTGTATTCAAATCTAAGGTTTTGCAAAGGTCTCGGCCTTTTACATTAATTAATAACTGTTCGGGATATGCTTGAAATACAGCATAATCAAATACCAAATCAGCGTCGCCACCGAAGCCCCCACCAATACCCACGCGCTGATTTGCGCCACTTCACGCATGGCGCGTTTCTGCTTGCGGCTGAACAGGCGGTTGATAATCAGGGCAATGATGGCAAAAAGGAAAAAGATTCGCAGCAGGCGGCCGATCATGGGGTGGCTCTTTGGTGGTTTTTTAAATAAGGCCGTCTGAAAGAAGGCAGTAAAGGAATTTTATGGTCAAGATATGTCAAAATGTTGGCTAAACGTTATAATACATTTTTTGCATGACCCTTGGAATAATCATGAATAAAAATGGATCGGTGGGCATTGTCACACCCCGAAAAATGGCATTTGAAACGCCCTTGACGCTGGCAAACGGCCGGACTTTGCCGCGTTTTGATTTGATGATTGAAACCTATGGCGAATTGAATGCGGAAAAATCCAACGCGGTATTGATTTGCCATGCGTTATCGGGCAACCATCATGTTGCCGGCTACCATACGCCTGAGGACAAATATCCCGGCTGGTGGGACAGCATGGTCGGCCCCGGTAAGCCGATTGATACCAAGCGTTTTTTTGTGGTCGGGCTGAATAATTTGGGCGGTTGCCATGGCACAACAGGGCCTTTGTCGGAAAATCCGGCTACCGGTCAAGATTACGGCGCCGATTTTCCGGTGGTGACGGTCAAAGACTGGGTGAAATCACAAGCCATGCTAGCAGATGCCTTGGGCATCGAACAATGGGCAGCGGTTGTCGGCGGCAGTTTGGGCGGTATGCAGGCCTTGCAATGGACGATTGATTTTCCCGAACGCGTGCGCCACGCTTTGGTGATTGCTTCTGCGCCAAAACTTTCCGCACAAAATATTGCGTTTAACGATGTTGCCCGCCAAGCGATTTTAACCGACCCTGATTTCAATGAAGGGCATTATGCACGCGAACAAAAAATTCCAACCCGCGGCCTGCGCATTGCCCGCATGATGGGGCATATTACTTATTTGGCCGAAGAAGGGTTGGGCAAAAAATTCGGTCGTGAGCTGCATTCAGACGGCTATCAATATGGCTACGGCGTGGAATTTGAAGTTGAATCGTATCTGCGCTATCAAGGCGATAAGTTTGCCGGTCGCTTTGATGCCAACACCTATTTATTGATGACCAAAGCCTTGGATTATTTCGATCCGGCGGCCGATTTTAATAACAATCTCAGTAAAGCGCTGCAAAATGTGCAGGCCAAATTTTTTGTAGCCAGCTTCAGCACCGACTGGCGTTTTGCACCCGAGCGCTCGAAAGAATTGGTCAAGGCGCTGATTGCCGCGCGTAAATCGGTGCAATATATCGAAGTGCAGTCCAACCACGGCCATGATGCCTTTTTGATGGAAGACGATGCCTATATCCGCGCTGTTGCCGCTTATATGAACAATGTTGCCAAGGAGATTCAATCATGAATTTACGCGATGATTTACAATTGATTTATGATTGGATTCCAGAAGGCAGCCGCGTATTGGATTTGGGCTGCGGTGACGGCGAATTGCTGGCCGCTTTGGTGGCACACAAAAACTGCAGCGGCTACGGCATTGAAATCAACACCGACAGCATCATCGCCGCCATGGCGCGCGGTGTGAACGTGATTCAGGCCGATTTGGAGCGCGGCTTGGAAGAGTTTGGTGACAATTCGTTTGATGTGATTGTGTTGAGCCAAACCATTCAGGCCATGCAGAATACCGAATTGATTTTGCAAAGCCTGATGCGCGTATCCAAACAGGCTATTGTGACCTTCCCGAATTTCGGCTATTGGCGCAACCGCATTCAAATCGCGTTGGGCGGCCATATGCCGGTGTCGGAACGCATGCCTTATCATTGGTACAATACGCCGAATATTCATTGGTGTACGCTCAAAGATTTCGATTTGCTGTGTGCAAAAAACAAAATCCGCGTGCAGGAACGCGCAGTGATGGCCGGCAGCAAGCAGGT
Proteins encoded:
- a CDS encoding protein MIGRI is translated as MIGRLLRIFFLFAIIALIINRLFSRKQKRAMREVAQISAWVLVGASVATLIWYLIMLYFKHIPNSY
- the metX gene encoding homoserine O-succinyltransferase MetX, coding for MNKNGSVGIVTPRKMAFETPLTLANGRTLPRFDLMIETYGELNAEKSNAVLICHALSGNHHVAGYHTPEDKYPGWWDSMVGPGKPIDTKRFFVVGLNNLGGCHGTTGPLSENPATGQDYGADFPVVTVKDWVKSQAMLADALGIEQWAAVVGGSLGGMQALQWTIDFPERVRHALVIASAPKLSAQNIAFNDVARQAILTDPDFNEGHYAREQKIPTRGLRIARMMGHITYLAEEGLGKKFGRELHSDGYQYGYGVEFEVESYLRYQGDKFAGRFDANTYLLMTKALDYFDPAADFNNNLSKALQNVQAKFFVASFSTDWRFAPERSKELVKALIAARKSVQYIEVQSNHGHDAFLMEDDAYIRAVAAYMNNVAKEIQS
- the metW gene encoding methionine biosynthesis protein MetW, whose amino-acid sequence is MNLRDDLQLIYDWIPEGSRVLDLGCGDGELLAALVAHKNCSGYGIEINTDSIIAAMARGVNVIQADLERGLEEFGDNSFDVIVLSQTIQAMQNTELILQSLMRVSKQAIVTFPNFGYWRNRIQIALGGHMPVSERMPYHWYNTPNIHWCTLKDFDLLCAKNKIRVQERAVMAGSKQVKYLPNLLGSLAFYRVG